A DNA window from Branchiostoma lanceolatum isolate klBraLanc5 chromosome 17, klBraLanc5.hap2, whole genome shotgun sequence contains the following coding sequences:
- the LOC136423222 gene encoding contactin-associated protein-like 5, with translation MKFIICLMFLTTLAFISSQSINGVPAYSCSSQGPPGIPGRDGRDGMPGRDCPCGAKDAEISELQRKYQELRQQNDVQDQRLSALENKTETTPIPCTGDTCDVPSSCTEVLERSGFNNKAFYVIDPDGPDRGVPPMVVQCDVVGGTAITLIGHNGEARTHVKGFENHGSYSKDVTYWDSMEQVRAVVDQSTLCKQEIKYECHGSVIWGSSSPVSWWMTWDGRQADYWGGASPGSGKCACGQSGTCSGRCNCEANDYTWREDSGFLSHKDDLPVTQLRFGDTGSGSEQGYHTLGKLICYP, from the exons ATGAAGTTTATCATCTGTCTGATGTTCCTTACCACCTTGGCCTTCATTTCAAGCCAGTCCATTAATGGG GTACCAGCATACAGTTGTTCGTCTCAGGGCCCACCTGGTATCCCCGGGAGAGACGGTCGTGATGGGATGCCAGGCCGAGACTGTCCTTGTGGAGCGAAAG ATGCCGAGATAAGTGAGCTGCAAAGGAAGTATCAGGAGCTGAGGCAGCAGAATGACGTTCAGGATCAAAGACTGTCAGCCCTGGAGAATAAAACCGAGACCACGCCCATACCTTGCACTGGAG ATACATGTGATGTACCGTCCAGCTGCACTGAAGTACTTGAAAGAAGTGGATTCAACAACAAGGCCTTCTACGTCATCGACCCTGACGGACCAGACCGTGGAGTCCCACCAATGGTTGTTCAGTGTGATGTTGTGGGAGGAACAG CAATTACCCTGATTGGTCACAACGGTGAGGCACGGACACATGTGAAAGGGTTTGAAAATCATGGGTCCTACTCCAAGGATGTGACATACTGGGACAGCATGGAACAAGTGAGAGCTGTTGTGGACCAGTCAACTCTGTGCAAACAGGAAATCAAG TATGAATGCCATGGTTCGGTGATCTGGGGCTCAAGCTCACCCGTCTCCTGGTGGATGACTTGGGATGGTCGCCAGGCTGACTACTGGGGAGGTGCTAGTCCTGGGAGTGGGAAATGTGCCTGTGGACAATCAG GCACATGCTCTGGCAGATGCAACTGTGAAGCCAATGATTACACATGGCGTGAGGATTCTGGATTCCTGTCTCACAAGGATGACCTGCCGGTCACCCAGCTCAGGTTTGGGGATACTGGTAGTGGTAGTGAACAGGGTTATCACACCCTGGGGAAACTCATCTGCTACCCCTGA
- the LOC136423223 gene encoding uncharacterized protein, which translates to MKFVVVCLMFLTIAGYTPGQSVQGVPAHSCSSQGPPGIPGRDGRDGTPGRDCPCGTNAPLSLHVVMRQLLHQQDEIHQLQTEMATQEQRFQVEIQLLRNESATKAQEVQAEMRQLQDEMVAKDQRIQALEQRDYIERCETGVLATNPYNVLATGSGYRYNYQTANFSRAFRTTPVVTIGLTVLDHAHTVTLRVQTDVTEKSTTGLTVRFGAWEDAKLYYARLSWMACA; encoded by the exons atgaaatttgttgtGGTCTGTCTGATGTTCCTTACCATCGCGGGCTACACTCCAGGACAGTCCGTCCAAGGG GTACCAGCTCACAGTTGTTCGTCTCAGGGCCCGCCTGGTATCCCCGGGAGAGACGGTCGTGATGGGACGCCAGGCCGAGACTGTCCATGTGGAACAAACG CCCCCCTCTCCCTGCATGTTGTGATGCGACAACTCCTGCATCAGCAGGATGAAATCCATCAGCTACAAACAGAGATGGCGACTCAAGAACAAAGGTTTCAAGTCGAAATACAACTTCTCCGAAATGAATCTGCAACCAAGGCACAAGAGGTGCAGGCTGAGATGCGACAGCTTCAAGATGAGATGGTGGCCAAAGACCAAAGGATCCAGGCATTGGAACAGCGAGACTACATCGAACGTT GTGAAACCGGCGTGTTGGCCACCAATCCCTACAACGTCCTCGCCACCGGCTCCGGCTACCGCTACAACTACCAGACCGCAAACTTCAGCAGGGCCTTCCGGACGACCCCCGTGGTGACGATCGGCTTGACGGTGCTGGACCACGCTCATACCGTTACCCTTCGTGTCCAAACCGACGTTACTGAAAAATCGACAACGGGTCTGACGGTGCGTTTTGGTGCATGGGAAGATGCAAAGCTGTACTATGCTCGGCTTTCCTGGATGGCCTGTGCATGA